One region of Oryza sativa Japonica Group chromosome 5, ASM3414082v1 genomic DNA includes:
- the LOC4338777 gene encoding protein NRT1/ PTR FAMILY 3.1 produces the protein MATTTAERDGVEEEQKKRKQGGFRTMPFILANEICDRFATAGFGANLITYLTQQLHLPLVEASNTLTNFNGTSSLTPILGALAADAFAGRFWTIIAGSVFYQLGMLALVASALLPSLRPAPCAPTHGAASCRRATGWQLAVLYLALLCTSLGSGGIRPCVVAFGADQFDGQQQKQRQKGGGGAAAAAAGRKRSYFNLYFFTMGLAVLLALTVVVYIQENVGWGWGFGIPAIAMFVSIVVFVAGYPLYVRLKPGGSPFTRLAQVVAAAFRKRRAAVPEDPGMLYQDKELDALISTNGRLLHTNQLTFFDRAAIVTPGDIAGSGEPDLWRLSTVHRVEELKSIVRLLPIWSAGILLATAASHNGTFTIQQARTMDRHLTPRLEIPPATMSIFTTVAMLAGLALYDRAFVPLARRVTGLPSGITYFQRMAIGLGISILGVASAALVEVRRRGAAADHGLLDSPAAVVPISVFWLVPQYAVHGVAEAFSSVAHMEFLYDQAPESMRSSAAALFWLSSSLGNYMGTVLVTAVQRATRGGGEWLQDNINRGRLDCYYWLVTTLMVLNLGYYLVCFHFYTMKPLEVAEEDDDEKECELSSVHKNGGPGGLV, from the exons ATGGCGACCACAACGGCAGAAAGGGATGGAGTTGAGGAGGAGCagaagaagaggaagcagggaggcTTCAGGACCATGCCATTCATACTGG CGAACGAGATCTGCGACCGGTTCGCCACGGCGGGGTTCGGCGCGAACCTGATCACGTACCTGACGCAGCAGCTGCACCTGCCGCTGGTGGAGGCGTCCAACACGCTGACCAACTTCAACGGCACGTCCAGCCTCACCCCGATCCtgggcgcgctcgccgccgacgccttcgCCGGCCGCTTCTGGACCATCATCGCCGGATCCGTCTTCTACCAGCTCGGCATGCTCGCCCTCGTCGCGTCCGCGCTGCTCCCTTCGCTCCGCCCCGCGCCGTGCGCGCCGACGCACGGCGccgcgtcgtgccgccgcgccaccgggtGGCAGCTCGCCGTGCTCTACCTCGCCCTGCTCTGCACGTCCCTCGGCTCCGGCGGCATCCGCCCCTGCGTGGTGGCGTTCGGCGCCGACCAGTTCGACGgccagcagcagaagcagcggcagaagggtggcggtggcgcggcggcggcggcggcggggaggaagcGGAGCTACTTCAACCTCTACTTCTTCACGATGGGGCTCGCGGTGCTGCTCGCCCTGACGGTGGTGGTGTACATCCAGGAGAacgtggggtgggggtgggggttcgGGATCCCGGCCATCGCCATGTTCGTCTCCATCGTGGTGTTCGTGGCAGGGTACCCGCTCTACGTCAGGCTGAAGCCTGGGGGCAGCCCGTTCACGCGGCTGGCGcaggtggtcgccgccgcgttccggaagcgccgcgccgccgtgccggaggACCCCGGCATGCTGTACCAGGACAAGGAGCTCGACGCGCTCATCTCCACCAATGGCAGGCTGCTCCACACAAACCAGCTCAC GTTCTTTGACCGAGCTGCGATCGTGACGCCGGGTGACATCGCCGGCTCCGGCGAGCCGGACCTGTGGCGGCTGTCGACGGTGCACCGCGTGGAGGAGCTCAAGTCCATCGTCCGGCTGCTGCCCATCTGGTCGGCCGGCATcctgctcgccaccgccgcgtcgcaCAACGGCACCTTCACCATCCAGCAGGCGCGCACCATGGACCGCCACCTCACCCCTCGCTTGGAGATCCCGCCGGCGACCATGTCCATCTTCACGACGGTGGCGATGCTCGCCGGCCTCGCCCTCTACGACCGCGCCTTCGTGCCCCTGGCGCGCCGCGTCACGGGCCTCCCCTCCGGGATCACCTACTTCCAGCGCATGGCCATCGGGCTGGGCATCTCCATCCTCGGCGTCGCGTCGGCAGCGCTCGTCGAGGTgaggcgccgcggcgccgccgcggaccACGGCCTCCTCGAcagccccgccgccgtcgtgcccaTCAGCGTGTTCTGGCTGGTGCCGCAGTACGCCGTCCACGGCGTGGCGGAGGCGTTCTCGTCGGTGGCGCACATGGAGTTCCTGTACGACCAGGCGCCGGAGAGCATgcgcagcagcgccgccgcgctcttCTGGCTCTCCAGCTCCCTCGGCAACTACATGGGCACGGTGCTCGTCACGGCGGTGCAGCGCgccacgcgcggcggcggcgagtggctCCAGGACAACATCAACCGGGGCAGGCTGGACTGCTACTACTGGCTCGTCACCACCCTCATGGTGCTCAACCTTGGATACTACCTCGTCTGCTTCCACTTCTACACCATGAAGCCATTAGAGGTGGCAGAGGAAGACGATGACGAGAAGGAGTGTGAGCTCTCCTCCGTCCACAAAAATGGCGGCCCCGGCGGGTTGGTGTGA